A single window of Jiangella alkaliphila DNA harbors:
- a CDS encoding HAD family hydrolase, protein MSAPQTVVFDLGGVLVDWDPRYLYRTLLPSDADVERFLSDVATPSWNAEQDAGRTWADAVATLSAEHPEHAELIEAYDTRWIETIGGPIDDSVELLRELRDGGEVGLYALTNWSAEKFPLAVERFEWLSWFEGIVVSGTERLVKPDHRIFRLLLDRYALDASSTVYIDDSARNVDAAAELGMTSLHFTGPDRLRDELSQLGLVPADPSPDRPSEE, encoded by the coding sequence ATGAGCGCACCGCAGACCGTCGTCTTCGACCTCGGGGGAGTGCTGGTCGACTGGGACCCGCGCTACCTCTACCGCACGCTGCTGCCGTCCGACGCCGACGTGGAGCGGTTCCTGTCCGACGTCGCGACGCCGTCGTGGAACGCCGAGCAGGACGCCGGGCGCACCTGGGCCGACGCCGTCGCCACCCTCTCGGCGGAGCACCCCGAGCACGCCGAGCTGATCGAGGCGTACGACACCCGCTGGATCGAGACCATCGGCGGGCCCATCGACGACAGCGTCGAGCTGCTGCGCGAGCTGCGCGACGGCGGCGAGGTCGGCCTCTACGCGCTGACCAACTGGTCGGCGGAGAAGTTCCCGCTGGCCGTCGAGCGGTTCGAGTGGCTGTCCTGGTTCGAGGGCATCGTGGTGTCCGGCACGGAGCGTCTGGTCAAGCCCGACCATCGGATCTTCCGGTTGCTGCTGGACCGCTACGCCCTCGACGCGTCGTCGACCGTCTACATCGACGACAGCGCGCGCAACGTCGACGCCGCCGCCGAGCTGGGCATGACCAGCCTGCACTTCACCGGCCCGGACCGGCTGCGCGACGAGCTGTCGCAGCTGGGCCTGGTGCCGGCTGATCCGTCACCTGATCGTCCGTCCGAGGAGTAA
- a CDS encoding metal-sulfur cluster assembly factor: protein MTTTVDLEDLREALRDVVDPELGINVVDLGLIYGVTVDEQNVATVDMTLTSAACPLTDLIEEQANAATDGLVAELRINWVWMPPWGPDKITDEGREQLRALGFNV, encoded by the coding sequence ATGACCACCACCGTCGACCTCGAGGACCTCAGGGAGGCCCTCCGCGACGTCGTCGACCCCGAGCTGGGCATCAACGTCGTCGACCTCGGCCTGATCTACGGCGTCACCGTCGACGAGCAGAACGTCGCCACCGTCGACATGACGCTCACCAGCGCCGCCTGCCCGCTCACCGACCTCATCGAGGAGCAGGCCAACGCGGCCACCGACGGGCTGGTCGCGGAGCTGCGCATCAACTGGGTGTGGATGCCGCCGTGGGGCCCGGACAAGATCACCGACGAGGGGCGGGAGCAGCTGCGCGCGCTCGGTTTCAACGTATGA
- the sufU gene encoding Fe-S cluster assembly sulfur transfer protein SufU yields the protein MSDSLYQEIILDHYKHPHGRGLREPFGGEAHHVNPTCGDEITVRVALDGEKITDVSYDGQGCSISQASASVLHELLTGSTVDDAFATERVFTELMQGRGRVEPDEDVLGDGIAFAGVAKYPARVKCALLSWMAFKDATARALSGAGPIEEETR from the coding sequence GTGAGCGACAGCCTGTACCAGGAGATCATCCTGGACCACTACAAGCACCCGCACGGGCGCGGGCTGCGCGAGCCGTTCGGCGGCGAGGCGCACCACGTCAACCCCACGTGCGGCGACGAGATCACCGTCCGGGTCGCGCTCGACGGCGAGAAGATCACCGACGTCTCGTACGACGGCCAGGGCTGCTCGATCAGCCAGGCGTCGGCGAGCGTCCTGCACGAGCTGCTCACCGGCTCCACCGTCGACGACGCGTTCGCGACCGAGCGGGTGTTCACCGAGCTCATGCAGGGCCGCGGCCGCGTCGAGCCGGACGAGGACGTGCTCGGCGACGGCATCGCCTTCGCCGGCGTCGCCAAGTACCCCGCCCGGGTCAAGTGCGCGCTGCTGAGCTGGATGGCGTTCAAGGACGCGACCGCCCGCGCCCTCTCCGGTGCCGGGCCTATCGAGGAGGAGACCCGATGA
- a CDS encoding cysteine desulfurase, protein MSAPHSPLDVDRVRKDFPILERRLAGDHPLVYLDSANTSQKPTAVLDALAEHYTQHNANVARAVHQLGEESTAAYEGARDKLAALIKAPSRDEIIFTKNASEALNLVAHTLASGLADDPRYRLGPGDEIVVTEMEHHSNIVPWQLAAKRTGAAFRWFGLTDDGRLDLSTIGELINERTKIVSLVHQSNSLGTVNDVATVVARAREVGALVLLDGSQSVPHQPIDVNELGVDLLAFTGHKMVGPTGIGVLWGRRDVLDALPPFLGGGEMIETVEMTDSTFAGIPHKFEAGTPPIAQAIGLGAAVDYLTGIGLDRIHEHEQALTAYALEQLNAIDDVRIIGPNSTQSRGGTVSFVVDGVHPHDVGQLLDEQGVAVRVGHHCARPVCVRYGIPATTRASFYLYTTFDEIDALAGGLQQVKRFFG, encoded by the coding sequence GTGAGCGCACCGCACAGCCCGCTGGACGTGGATCGGGTCCGCAAGGACTTCCCGATCCTCGAACGGCGGCTCGCCGGTGACCACCCGCTGGTCTACCTCGACTCCGCGAACACCTCGCAGAAGCCGACGGCCGTCCTCGACGCCCTCGCCGAGCACTACACGCAGCACAACGCCAACGTGGCGCGTGCGGTGCACCAGCTCGGCGAGGAGTCGACGGCGGCCTACGAGGGCGCCCGCGACAAGCTGGCCGCGCTGATCAAGGCGCCCAGCCGCGACGAGATCATCTTCACCAAGAACGCCTCCGAGGCGCTCAATCTGGTCGCGCACACGCTGGCCAGCGGCCTGGCCGACGACCCCCGGTACCGCCTGGGGCCCGGCGACGAGATCGTCGTCACCGAGATGGAGCACCACTCCAACATCGTGCCGTGGCAGCTGGCCGCCAAGCGGACGGGCGCGGCGTTCCGCTGGTTCGGGCTCACCGACGACGGCCGGCTGGACCTCTCGACCATCGGCGAGCTGATCAACGAGCGGACGAAGATCGTCTCGCTGGTGCACCAGTCGAACAGCCTGGGCACCGTCAACGACGTCGCCACCGTCGTCGCCCGCGCCCGCGAGGTCGGCGCGCTGGTGCTGCTGGACGGCTCGCAGTCGGTGCCGCACCAGCCCATCGACGTCAACGAGCTGGGCGTCGACCTGCTCGCGTTCACCGGCCACAAGATGGTCGGCCCGACCGGCATCGGCGTGCTGTGGGGCCGCCGCGACGTGCTCGACGCGCTGCCGCCGTTCCTCGGCGGCGGCGAGATGATCGAGACCGTCGAGATGACCGACTCGACGTTCGCCGGCATCCCGCACAAGTTCGAGGCCGGCACGCCGCCGATCGCGCAGGCCATCGGCCTGGGCGCGGCGGTCGACTACCTCACCGGCATCGGCCTCGACCGCATCCACGAGCACGAGCAGGCGCTGACGGCGTACGCGCTGGAGCAGCTCAACGCCATCGACGACGTCCGCATCATCGGCCCGAACTCGACGCAGAGCCGCGGCGGAACCGTCTCGTTCGTCGTCGACGGCGTCCACCCGCACGACGTCGGCCAGCTCCTCGACGAACAGGGCGTCGCGGTGCGCGTCGGGCACCACTGCGCCCGGCCGGTCTGCGTCCGGTACGGAATACCCGCGACCACCCGGGCGTCGTTCTACCTGTACACGACGTTCGACGAGATCGACGCGCTCGCCGGCGGTCTCCAGCAGGTGAAGAGGTTCTTCGGGTGA
- the sufC gene encoding Fe-S cluster assembly ATPase SufC: MSTLEIRDLHVSVETEAGPKEILRGVDLTVRSGETHAIMGPNGSGKSTLAYSLAGHPKYTVTSGEVLLDGEDVLAMTVDARARAGLFLAMQYPVEVPGVSVSNFLRTAKTAVDGEAPKLRTWVKDVKQAMDQLAISDDFAERDLNTGFSGGEKKRHEILQLELLKPTFAVLDETDSGLDIDALRVVSDGVNRFSASGDKGVLLITHYTRILRYIKPDFVHVFVAGRIAEEGGSELAEKLEEKGYVDYVGTPA, translated from the coding sequence ATGAGCACCCTGGAGATCCGCGACCTGCACGTCTCGGTCGAGACCGAGGCCGGCCCCAAGGAGATCCTGCGCGGCGTCGACCTCACCGTCCGCAGCGGCGAGACGCACGCCATCATGGGCCCGAACGGCTCCGGCAAGTCGACCCTGGCGTACTCCCTGGCCGGGCACCCGAAGTACACCGTCACCAGCGGCGAGGTGCTGCTCGACGGCGAGGACGTGCTGGCCATGACGGTCGACGCGCGGGCTCGCGCGGGCCTGTTCCTGGCCATGCAGTACCCGGTCGAGGTGCCGGGCGTGTCGGTGTCGAACTTCCTGCGCACCGCCAAGACCGCCGTCGACGGCGAGGCGCCGAAGCTGCGCACCTGGGTGAAGGACGTCAAGCAGGCCATGGACCAGCTGGCCATCTCCGACGACTTCGCCGAGCGCGACCTCAACACCGGCTTCTCCGGCGGTGAGAAGAAGCGGCACGAGATCCTGCAGCTGGAGCTGTTGAAGCCGACCTTCGCCGTGCTCGACGAGACCGACTCCGGCCTCGACATCGACGCGCTGCGGGTCGTGTCCGACGGCGTCAACCGCTTCTCGGCGTCGGGCGACAAGGGCGTCCTGCTGATCACGCACTACACGCGCATCCTGCGCTACATCAAGCCCGACTTCGTGCACGTCTTCGTCGCCGGCCGCATCGCCGAGGAGGGCGGCTCGGAGCTGGCGGAGAAGCTGGAGGAGAAGGGCTACGTCGACTACGTCGGCACCCCGGCCTGA
- the sufD gene encoding Fe-S cluster assembly protein SufD, translating to MSTDTAQAQHGLTEHSHGAGAPDHGGSAFDTVASFDVDAHVVPRGREEEWRFTPMARLRGLHDDAPLDGHDYEVSVDADPQVVVETVEATDPRRGSSGYVPNDRASARAWAEADKVLAITVPADVVAEKPTIVRLRGLSAEKAAAGHVVITAERFSQSVVVLEYEASAAFVENVEIVTHDGARLTVVSLQDWADDSVHLSHHHVSVGRDAVVKHAVVSFGGDLVRTSVTLDYAAPGGDAELLGLYFADSGQHLEKRLFVDHNQPNCRSNVLYKGALQGKKAHTVWIGNVLIRPAAEGISTYELNRNLVLTDGARADSVPNLEIETGEIVGAGHASATGRFDDEQLFYLMARGIPADEARRLVVRGFFTELINKIGVPEIAERLSATVERELALGEGLPAATSTTH from the coding sequence ATGAGCACGGACACCGCTCAGGCCCAGCACGGCCTCACCGAGCACTCGCACGGCGCGGGCGCGCCCGACCACGGCGGCAGCGCCTTCGACACCGTCGCGTCGTTCGACGTCGACGCGCACGTGGTGCCGCGCGGGCGCGAAGAGGAGTGGCGCTTCACGCCCATGGCGCGGCTGCGCGGCCTGCACGACGACGCCCCGCTCGACGGCCACGACTACGAGGTCAGCGTCGACGCCGACCCCCAGGTGGTCGTCGAGACGGTCGAGGCGACGGACCCGCGGCGCGGCTCGTCCGGCTACGTGCCGAACGACCGCGCGAGCGCCCGCGCCTGGGCCGAGGCCGACAAGGTGCTGGCCATCACCGTCCCGGCAGACGTCGTCGCCGAGAAGCCGACGATCGTCCGCCTGCGCGGCCTGAGTGCGGAGAAGGCGGCCGCCGGCCACGTCGTCATCACGGCCGAGCGGTTCAGCCAGTCCGTCGTCGTCCTCGAATATGAGGCTTCGGCTGCATTTGTTGAGAACGTCGAGATCGTCACCCACGACGGCGCCCGGCTCACCGTGGTCAGCCTGCAGGACTGGGCCGACGACTCCGTCCACCTGTCGCACCACCACGTCAGCGTGGGCCGCGACGCCGTCGTCAAGCACGCCGTCGTCAGCTTCGGCGGCGATCTCGTGCGTACGTCGGTCACCCTCGACTACGCGGCCCCCGGCGGCGACGCCGAACTGCTCGGCCTGTACTTCGCCGACAGCGGCCAGCACCTCGAGAAGCGCCTGTTCGTCGACCACAACCAGCCCAACTGCCGCAGCAACGTGCTCTACAAGGGCGCGCTGCAGGGCAAGAAGGCGCACACGGTGTGGATCGGCAACGTGCTCATCCGGCCCGCGGCCGAGGGCATCAGCACCTACGAGCTCAACCGCAACCTGGTGCTCACCGACGGCGCCCGCGCCGACTCCGTCCCGAACCTCGAGATCGAGACCGGCGAGATCGTGGGCGCCGGACACGCCAGCGCCACCGGCCGGTTCGACGACGAGCAGCTGTTCTACCTGATGGCCCGGGGCATCCCGGCCGACGAGGCCCGCCGGCTGGTCGTGCGCGGCTTCTTCACCGAGCTGATCAACAAGATCGGCGTACCGGAGATCGCCGAGCGGCTGAGCGCCACCGTCGAGCGCGAACTGGCGCTGGGCGAGGGCCTGCCGGCCGCCACGTCGACGACGCACTGA
- the sufB gene encoding Fe-S cluster assembly protein SufB translates to MTTTAHPELEGLGRYEYGWADSDKAGAAAKRGLNENVVREISALKNEPEWMLETRLKALRLYDKKPVPTWGADLSTIDFDNIKYFVRSTEKQAASWDELPDDIKNTYDRLGIPEAEKQRLVAGVAAQYESEVVYHKIREDLEEQGVIFLDTDTGLKEHPELFKEYFASVIPAGDNKFSALNTAVWSGGSFIYVPKGVHVEIPLQAYFRINTENMGQFERTLIIADEDSYVHYVEGCTAPIYTSDSLHSAVVEIVVKKGARVRYTTIQNWSNNVYNLVTKRATAAEGATMEWIDGNIGSKITMKYPAIYLMGEHAKGETLSLAFAGEGQHQDSGSKMVHLAPNTSSSIVSKSVARGGGRTSYRGLVQVMPRASHSASTVRCDALLVDTISRSDTYPYVDIRNDDVSMGHEATVSKVSEDQLFYLMSRGLTEEEAMAMIVRGFIEPIARELPMEYALELNRLIELQMEGAVG, encoded by the coding sequence ATGACCACCACCGCTCACCCCGAGCTCGAGGGCCTGGGTCGTTACGAATACGGCTGGGCCGACAGCGACAAGGCCGGCGCCGCCGCCAAGCGCGGGCTGAACGAGAACGTGGTCCGCGAGATCTCCGCGCTCAAGAACGAGCCCGAGTGGATGCTCGAGACGCGGCTCAAGGCGCTGCGCCTGTACGACAAGAAGCCGGTCCCCACATGGGGCGCCGACCTGTCGACCATCGACTTCGACAACATCAAGTACTTCGTCCGGTCGACGGAGAAGCAGGCGGCGTCGTGGGACGAGCTGCCCGACGACATCAAGAACACCTACGACCGGCTCGGCATCCCCGAGGCCGAGAAGCAGCGCCTCGTCGCCGGCGTCGCGGCGCAGTACGAGTCCGAGGTCGTCTACCACAAGATCCGCGAGGACCTCGAGGAGCAGGGCGTCATCTTCCTCGACACCGACACCGGCCTCAAGGAGCACCCCGAGCTGTTCAAGGAGTACTTCGCCTCGGTCATCCCGGCCGGCGACAACAAGTTCTCCGCGCTGAACACGGCGGTGTGGTCCGGCGGCAGCTTCATCTACGTGCCGAAGGGCGTCCACGTCGAGATCCCGCTGCAGGCCTACTTCCGCATCAACACCGAGAACATGGGCCAGTTCGAGCGGACGCTGATCATCGCCGACGAGGACTCCTACGTCCACTACGTCGAGGGCTGCACGGCCCCCATCTACACGTCCGACTCGCTGCACAGCGCGGTCGTCGAGATCGTGGTGAAGAAGGGCGCCCGGGTCCGCTACACGACCATCCAGAACTGGTCGAACAACGTGTACAACCTGGTGACGAAGCGCGCCACGGCCGCCGAGGGCGCCACCATGGAGTGGATCGACGGCAACATCGGCTCGAAGATCACCATGAAGTACCCGGCCATCTACCTGATGGGCGAGCACGCCAAGGGCGAGACGCTGTCGCTGGCGTTCGCCGGCGAGGGCCAGCACCAGGACTCCGGGTCGAAGATGGTGCACCTCGCGCCGAACACGTCGAGCTCCATCGTGTCGAAGTCGGTCGCCCGCGGCGGCGGCCGGACGTCCTACCGCGGCCTGGTGCAGGTCATGCCGCGCGCCAGTCACAGCGCCAGCACGGTGCGCTGCGACGCGCTGCTGGTCGACACCATCTCGCGGTCGGACACCTACCCGTACGTCGACATCCGCAACGACGACGTCTCCATGGGCCACGAGGCCACCGTCTCCAAGGTCAGCGAGGACCAGCTCTTCTATCTGATGAGCCGGGGCCTGACCGAGGAGGAGGCCATGGCGATGATCGTCCGCGGCTTCATCGAGCCCATCGCGCGCGAGCTGCCCATGGAGTACGCGCTGGAGCTGAACCGGCTGATCGAGCTGCAGATGGAGGGCGCGGTCGGCTGA
- a CDS encoding helix-turn-helix transcriptional regulator: MKYVRDATRAPGEEPGVQDAHARTRERVARSILENGPSTAAALGERLGLTPAAVRRHLDTLLGDGVIESREERVYGHRGRGRPAKVFVLTNAGRDAFEQAYDDLAVGALRFLAETGGEHLVAEFARRRIADLEERYRPIIEAVPPEQRAAALADALSADGYAASAQASPVTGEQLCQHHCPVAHVAEQFPQLCEAETEAFARLLDTHVQRIATIAHGEGVCTTHIPRGGNATESSATESTGKTERISQI, translated from the coding sequence GTGAAATACGTGCGCGACGCCACACGGGCACCGGGCGAGGAGCCCGGCGTCCAGGATGCGCACGCGCGCACCCGCGAACGGGTCGCCCGTTCCATCCTCGAGAACGGCCCGTCGACGGCGGCGGCGCTGGGCGAGCGCCTGGGCCTGACCCCGGCGGCCGTGCGGCGCCACCTCGACACCCTGCTGGGCGACGGCGTCATCGAGTCCCGCGAAGAGCGAGTCTACGGCCACCGCGGCCGCGGCCGCCCGGCCAAGGTCTTCGTGCTGACGAACGCCGGTCGCGACGCGTTCGAGCAGGCCTACGACGACCTCGCGGTCGGCGCGCTGAGGTTCCTCGCCGAGACCGGGGGAGAGCACCTCGTTGCCGAGTTCGCTCGTCGGCGTATCGCCGACCTCGAGGAGCGGTACCGGCCTATCATCGAAGCGGTACCTCCGGAGCAGCGCGCGGCCGCGCTCGCCGACGCCCTCAGCGCCGACGGGTACGCCGCGTCGGCCCAGGCCTCGCCGGTCACCGGCGAGCAGTTGTGCCAGCACCACTGCCCGGTGGCGCACGTCGCCGAGCAGTTCCCGCAGTTGTGCGAGGCCGAGACTGAGGCGTTCGCCCGGCTGCTCGACACCCACGTCCAGCGCATCGCCACCATCGCGCATGGCGAAGGGGTCTGCACGACGCACATCCCCCGGGGCGGCAACGCCACGGAAAGCAGCGCCACGGAATCCACAGGAAAGACGGAGAGGATCTCCCAGATATGA
- a CDS encoding ABC transporter ATP-binding protein, translated as MSAAPAVEITSLVKRYDAVTAVDGLSLRVAAGTITAVLGPNGAGKTTTLEVCEGFRRPDAGTVRVLGLDPWRDGAELRPRVGVMLQEGAGFYPGARPEELLTHLARLHATPLDVPMLMVRLGLDRLGGKDREGRRGRGGTPLRRLSGGERQRVALAAALVGRPELVFLDEPTAGLDPQGRRDTWQLLDELRAAGVTVVLTTHLIDEAERLADHVVIIDAGRVLTEGTPQELISGVSDDVIRFGGPPRLDVGSLLAALPDNAVVREVAPGSYEVTATVDPRLLATLTSWCAANDILAEGLQVGHRSLEDVYLELIGAGRTAP; from the coding sequence ATGAGCGCAGCGCCGGCCGTCGAGATCACCTCTCTGGTCAAGCGCTACGACGCCGTCACCGCCGTCGACGGGCTCTCGCTGCGGGTCGCAGCCGGCACGATCACCGCCGTCCTCGGCCCGAACGGCGCCGGCAAGACGACGACGCTGGAGGTCTGCGAGGGCTTCCGCCGCCCCGACGCCGGCACCGTGCGCGTGCTGGGCCTCGATCCCTGGCGCGACGGTGCCGAGCTGCGGCCGCGGGTGGGCGTCATGCTGCAGGAGGGCGCCGGCTTCTACCCGGGCGCGCGGCCGGAGGAGCTGCTGACGCACCTGGCGCGGCTGCACGCCACGCCGCTGGATGTGCCGATGCTGATGGTGCGGCTGGGGCTGGACAGGCTGGGCGGGAAAGATCGCGAGGGCCGGCGCGGCCGGGGCGGGACGCCGCTGCGGCGGCTGTCCGGTGGCGAGCGGCAGCGGGTCGCACTGGCGGCGGCGCTGGTCGGGCGGCCGGAGCTGGTGTTCCTCGACGAGCCGACCGCCGGCCTGGACCCCCAGGGCCGCCGCGACACCTGGCAGCTGCTGGACGAGCTGCGGGCCGCCGGGGTCACCGTCGTGCTGACGACGCACCTCATCGACGAGGCCGAGCGGCTCGCCGACCACGTCGTCATCATCGACGCCGGGCGGGTGCTGACCGAGGGGACGCCGCAGGAGCTGATCAGCGGCGTCTCCGACGACGTCATCCGCTTCGGCGGACCGCCCCGCCTGGACGTCGGGTCGCTGCTGGCGGCGCTGCCCGACAACGCCGTGGTGCGCGAGGTCGCGCCGGGCAGCTACGAGGTCACGGCGACCGTGGACCCGCGGCTCCTGGCGACGCTGACGTCCTGGTGCGCGGCGAACGACATCCTGGCCGAGGGCCTGCAGGTCGGGCACCGGTCGCTGGAGGACGTGTACCTCGAGCTGATCGGGGCCGGAAGGACCGCGCCGTGA
- a CDS encoding ABC transporter permease → MLLAQTRFEIRLLLRNGEQLLLTAAIPVVLLWLLTAAPVFDTGSYERVDFLVPGILALCVMSTAFTSLAIATGYERRYGALKRLAASPLPRWTLLLAKALTVLVVEALQVVVVCGLGLALGWRPSGSPLAVVVLLVAGTLAFAGLGLLMAGTLRAEATLAAANLVYLLLLVLGGVVIPLSGFPSGVRTVLELTPTGALADGLRSVLADGAGLPWAPVAVLAVWAVAGLAAAARWFRWE, encoded by the coding sequence ATGCTGCTGGCGCAGACGCGGTTCGAGATCCGGCTGCTGCTGCGCAACGGCGAGCAGCTCCTCCTGACCGCCGCGATCCCGGTCGTCCTGTTGTGGCTGCTGACGGCCGCCCCGGTGTTCGACACCGGCTCCTACGAGCGGGTCGACTTCCTCGTGCCCGGGATCCTGGCGCTGTGCGTGATGTCGACCGCGTTCACGTCGCTGGCGATCGCGACCGGGTACGAGCGCCGCTACGGCGCGCTGAAACGCCTGGCCGCGTCGCCGCTCCCCCGCTGGACGTTGCTGCTGGCCAAGGCGCTGACGGTGCTGGTGGTCGAGGCCCTGCAGGTCGTGGTGGTCTGCGGACTCGGGCTGGCCCTGGGCTGGCGACCGTCGGGATCGCCGCTGGCCGTGGTCGTGCTGCTGGTCGCCGGCACCCTGGCGTTCGCCGGACTGGGCCTGCTGATGGCCGGCACCCTCCGCGCCGAGGCGACGCTGGCGGCGGCCAACCTCGTCTATCTGTTGCTACTGGTCCTGGGTGGCGTGGTGATCCCGCTGTCCGGCTTCCCGTCCGGCGTGCGGACGGTCCTCGAGCTGACGCCGACGGGCGCGCTGGCGGATGGGCTGCGCTCCGTCCTGGCCGATGGGGCCGGCCTGCCGTGGGCGCCGGTCGCCGTTCTCGCGGTCTGGGCCGTGGCCGGCCTCGCCGCGGCGGCCCGCTGGTTCCGCTGGGAGTGA
- a CDS encoding PH domain-containing protein, producing MSDSGAASTPAPGAAPAAAPAHTADEGPAWLALHRDTVKVTAIWVLGLAVAGAVPTTLGIGSGTSYGIALAFVVPGIVLLVAGSAVADYVRWRHSRYRVTPKRMELHKGLIFTTKRSLARERIRTVDLSADPVQRAFGLVKVSIGTGEAVEAGGPGQPKQTLVLDPVGRDEGERLRALLLDRPVASGDGADPGVRVLARWDPAWLRFAPLSFWTFALAGVAVGGLFQVFDWFGRESLPVDFTRDAVERLGATQTLLLFAAAFVLAGMVAILALTLESWWNYRLEREPGGTLRVRRGLLTTRSVSIEEQRVRGVEIVEPLGVRSAGAARVDVVTTGLRTDAKSEASTLLPAAPMTVAASVAAAVAGIRPGGRLRPHPAAARTRRLRWALAADVVLAAVIAWLSFGSPVRTFWAVVLTVLAAALCVALVVLAHDAYRSLGHDLDDAYLVARKGSVRRATVYLQRQGIIGWRVSQSVFQRRAGLMTLTATTAAGARQYSVIDADEHEVLEFGAEAVPGLLAPFLVTDALPPPDRTPAALEG from the coding sequence GTGAGCGACTCCGGCGCCGCCTCCACACCCGCCCCCGGCGCCGCTCCCGCCGCCGCCCCTGCCCACACCGCTGACGAGGGGCCGGCCTGGCTGGCGCTGCATCGCGACACGGTCAAGGTCACCGCCATCTGGGTCCTCGGCCTCGCGGTGGCCGGCGCCGTGCCCACGACGCTGGGCATCGGCTCCGGCACGTCGTACGGCATCGCCCTCGCGTTCGTCGTCCCGGGGATCGTCCTGCTGGTCGCCGGGTCGGCCGTCGCCGACTACGTCCGGTGGCGGCACAGCCGATACCGGGTCACGCCGAAGCGCATGGAGCTGCACAAGGGCCTGATCTTCACCACGAAACGCTCGCTCGCCCGCGAGCGCATCCGCACCGTCGACCTCTCCGCCGACCCGGTCCAGCGGGCGTTCGGGCTGGTGAAGGTCAGCATCGGCACCGGCGAGGCCGTCGAGGCCGGCGGTCCGGGACAGCCGAAGCAGACGCTGGTACTCGATCCCGTGGGCCGCGACGAGGGCGAGCGGCTGCGGGCGCTCCTGCTCGACCGTCCGGTGGCCTCCGGCGACGGCGCCGATCCGGGGGTGCGGGTGCTGGCCCGCTGGGACCCCGCCTGGCTGCGGTTCGCGCCGCTCTCGTTCTGGACGTTCGCGCTGGCCGGCGTCGCCGTCGGCGGGTTGTTCCAGGTGTTCGACTGGTTCGGCCGCGAGAGCCTGCCGGTCGACTTCACCCGCGACGCCGTCGAACGCCTCGGCGCCACGCAGACGCTGCTGCTGTTCGCCGCCGCGTTCGTGCTGGCCGGCATGGTCGCGATCCTGGCACTCACCCTCGAGTCGTGGTGGAACTACCGCCTCGAGCGCGAGCCCGGCGGGACGCTCCGGGTGCGGCGCGGCCTGCTGACCACCAGGTCGGTCAGCATCGAGGAGCAGCGCGTCCGCGGCGTCGAGATCGTCGAGCCGCTCGGCGTCCGCTCCGCCGGCGCCGCCCGCGTCGACGTCGTCACGACGGGCCTACGCACCGACGCGAAGTCCGAGGCGTCGACGCTGCTGCCGGCGGCGCCGATGACGGTGGCGGCGTCGGTCGCGGCCGCGGTCGCCGGCATCCGCCCCGGCGGCCGGTTGCGGCCGCACCCCGCGGCGGCGCGGACCCGGCGGCTGCGCTGGGCATTGGCCGCCGACGTCGTGCTGGCGGCGGTCATCGCCTGGCTGTCGTTCGGCTCGCCGGTGCGCACCTTCTGGGCGGTCGTGCTGACGGTGCTCGCCGCCGCCCTGTGCGTCGCGCTGGTCGTGCTGGCCCACGACGCCTACCGCTCGCTCGGCCACGACCTCGACGACGCGTACCTCGTGGCCCGCAAGGGGAGCGTCCGCCGCGCGACGGTGTACCTGCAGCGGCAGGGCATCATCGGCTGGCGGGTGAGCCAGTCGGTGTTCCAGCGCCGGGCCGGCCTCATGACCCTCACGGCCACGACGGCGGCCGGCGCCCGTCAGTACTCCGTCATCGACGCCGACGAGCACGAGGTCCTCGAGTTCGGCGCCGAGGCGGTCCCCGGCCTGCTCGCCCCGTTCCTCGTCACCGACGCGCTGCCGCCGCCCGACCGCACACCGGCGGCTCTGGAGGGCTAG
- a CDS encoding PH domain-containing protein, translated as MSGGTRLRPPRNWLDQRVQGWWRAQLGVLTAIVVVPLLILGLLIAPARPWFLVPAAVVVVLGLLAVVLLPPWWFRIHRWEVTDQAVYTRGGVLWQVWRVAPMSRIQTVDTARGPLQRAFGLSTVTVTTASSAGAVKIEGLDHEQAADLAEELTRITHDTPGDAT; from the coding sequence ATGAGCGGCGGCACTCGGCTGCGACCGCCCAGGAACTGGCTGGACCAGCGCGTGCAGGGCTGGTGGCGGGCCCAGCTGGGGGTGCTGACCGCCATCGTGGTGGTGCCCCTGCTGATCCTCGGCCTGCTCATCGCGCCGGCTCGGCCGTGGTTCCTAGTCCCGGCGGCGGTGGTCGTGGTCCTCGGGCTGCTGGCGGTCGTGCTGCTGCCGCCCTGGTGGTTCCGCATCCATCGCTGGGAGGTCACCGACCAGGCCGTCTACACCCGCGGCGGAGTGCTGTGGCAGGTCTGGCGGGTGGCGCCGATGTCGCGCATCCAGACCGTCGACACCGCGCGAGGGCCGCTGCAGCGCGCCTTCGGCCTGTCGACGGTGACGGTGACGACGGCGTCCTCCGCGGGGGCGGTGAAGATCGAGGGCCTCGACCACGAGCAGGCCGCCGATCTCGCCGAGGAGCTCACCCGCATCACCCACGACACGCCGGGAGACGCCACGTGA